A single window of Nicotiana sylvestris chromosome 3, ASM39365v2, whole genome shotgun sequence DNA harbors:
- the LOC138888169 gene encoding uncharacterized protein encodes MLEDMLRACVLDFKGSWDDHLPLIEFAYNHSFHASIQMAPFEALYDRRCFPHEGYHVVWKERNIKSKVVGGPSTIVLVETIEVNEELSYEEVPVAILDRQVRKLRNKVIASVKVLWQNQQVEEATWEAEEEMKKKYPHLFE; translated from the exons atgctggaggacatgttgcgtgcttgtgttcttgatttcaaaggtagctgggatgaccatttgccactcatagaatttgcttataaccacagcttccatgctagtatccagatggcaccatttgaggcgTTGTATgataggagat gtttcccccatgaagggtaccatgtagtttggaaagaaaggaatatTAAGTCCaag GTAGTAGGGGGTCCGTCCACTATTGTGCTggttgaaactattgaggttaatgaagaactgtcatatgaagaagttccagttgctATTCTTGACAGGCAAGTCCGGAAGTTGAGAAACAAAGTAATTGCCTCTgtgaaagtgttatggcaaaACCAGCAGGTTgaagaagccacttgggaagccgaggaagaaatgaaaaagaagtacccacatttgtttgaatag
- the LOC104244382 gene encoding uncharacterized protein — translation MLQQGHLKEMLSNKGKNNFSRGRERQVSPKPPSPARTINMIIGGSDDASINGVKFTTTHKLKISITHEGYNRFEEIIIFDELDVDSLTFSYNDALVITLRILDTDVKRIMVDDRSGGCIIHP, via the coding sequence ATGTTGCAGCAGGGACACCTCAAAGAGATGCTGAGCAACAAGGGGAAAAACAACTTCTCTAGAGGACGTGAACGCCAAGTTTCGCCAAAGCCACCATCACCAGCTCGTActatcaacatgatcattggcgGCAGCGATGACGCCTCCATCAATGGTGTTAAATTCACTACCACTCATAAGCTCAAAATATctatcacccatgaagggtataACAGATTCGAAGAAATTATCATCTTCGACGAGTTAGATGTCGACAGTTTGACTTTCTCTTACAATGATGCTCTTGTCATTACTTTGCGCATATTAGATACTGATGTCAAACGTATCATGGTGGATGATAGGAGTGGAGGGTGCATTATCCATCCCTGA
- the LOC104244384 gene encoding uncharacterized protein, with translation MSKIAITLQLNEHQMIDTSEKIIEIKYIVNENCPPMEIRNNMGVLVYMETKKEKRNLGMYPLCITVQDFDLECSSSGTLKLIDMPTSAKIVEYKSIIIKENTLTVIEVGQVYKDKQTIASAIKHYYVMNKFQFRVKRSSDRNYCLICVGEDCTWHFKSTSINDSAMFKVRKFNSLHKCSLMDNTYIQHKPTFMVVGSIVIPKYADPKTVYTPKDIQSDMLFVHSVNLTYMQAWRAKDKALEFLRGHLADSYSRLPSYLYILEKTYPGSVVKLKKTDDNCFLYAFVAISTSINGWKYCRPVVVVDRTFLKLTYREIMLTVRTMDAADILDLFILPLAYVVVDSENEASWKWFFEQFKHAYGERPNMCVVSNRNESILKHIWTNIRSKFKKGHLKLSELYFDTARSYMLDEYERMSKIEEIDTRVKVYLYDIGYHRWSRVHATVSRTWTMTSNIAESLNAVTKDARELPIVELLEYMMTLLEHLTNEKLLKAKGTFTYLGFKLNKELEDNRTLSQNLKVRLDELPCPHALAALRHRDESYEKYFSPYYTRESLLHIYEIPVDPLLDESKWNVPQHIAEEVVNPPTEKRQPGRPQKQRYKTHDEVKAKKYKVSCGNCGIKGHNKRSCKNAPKKK, from the exons ATGTCGAAAATAGCTATTACGCTTCAGCTAAATG AGCATCAAATGATTGATACATCAGAAAAAATAATCGAAATCAAGTACATTGTCAATGAAAATTGTCCGCCAATGGAAATTAGGAACAATATGGGAGTTCTAGTATACATGGAGacgaaaaaggaaaagaggaacTTAGGAATGTATCCGCTATGTATAACAGTGCAAGATTTTGATTTGGAATGCA GTTCATCTGGAACACTGAAGTTGATTGATATGCCAACATCTGCTAAGATAGTGGAATATAAAAGTATCATCATAAAAGAAAATACACTAACTGTTATTGAAGTAGGCCAAGTATACAAAGACAAGCAAACAATTGCTAGTGCAATAAAGCACTATTATGTTATGAACAAGTTCCAATTTAGGGTGAAAAGGTCTAGTGATAGAAA CTACTGCCTTATATGCGTTGGGGAAGATTGTACATGGCACTTCAAGTCAACCAGCATAAATGATTCAGCAATGTTCAAGGTTCGAAAATTCAACAGCTTGCACAAATGCTCTTTGATGGACAATACCTACATACAACACAAACCTACTTTCATGGTAGTGGGTAGCATAGTTATACCAAAATATGCTGATCCTAAGACAGTTTACACACCAAAAGACATACAAAGTGATATGTTGTTTGTACACAGCGTGAACTTAACATACATGCAAGCTTGGAGAGCAAAGGATAAGGCTTTGGAATTTTTGAGAGGTCATCTTGCTGACTCCTATAGTCGATTGCCTAGTTATTTGTATATTCTGGAGAAGACTTACCCGGGGTCGGTAGTTAAATTGAAGAAGACCGACGATAACTGTTTCTTGTATGCATTTGTTGCGATTAGTACGTCAATCAATGGTTGGAAATATTGTAGGCCAGTTGTAGTAGTTGATAGGACCTTCTTGAAGTTAACATACAGGGAAATAATGCTAACAGTTAGAACAATGGATGCAGCAGATATTCTAGATttatt CATATTACCACTGGCATATGTTGTTGTTGATTCAGAAAATGAGGCATCATGGAAGTGGTTTTTTGAGCAATTCAAACATGCATATGGTGAAAGACCAAATATGTGTGTTGTTTCTAATCGGAATGAGAGTATCTTGAAG catatttggacaaatataaggTCAAAGTTCAAGAAAGGCCATCTAAAGTTAAGCGAATTGTACTTTGACACAGCACGATCATACATGCTTGATGAATATGAAAgaatgtcaaagattgaagagatCGACACGCGTGTTAAAGTATACTTATACgatattggctatcatagatggtCTCGAGTACATGCTACGGTGAGCAGAACTTGGACTATGACATCAAACATTGCAGAGTCATTGAATGCGGTAACAAAAGATGCAAGAGAACTGCCGATAGTAGAACTATTAGAGTACATGATGACTCTTCTTGAACACTTGACTAATGAAAAGTTATTGAAAGCAAAGGGTACATTCACATACCTTGGGTTTAAACTCAACAAAGAGTTGGAGGACAACAGAACACTGTCGCAGAATCTTAAA GTGAGG CTTGATGAACTTCCTTGTCCACATGCTTTGGCTGCTTTAAGGCACAGGGATGAGtcttatgaaaaatatttttctccttaTTACACGAGGGAGAGCCTCTTGCATATTTATGAAATACCAGTAGACCCGTTGCTTGATGAAAGCAAATGGAATGTGCCACAACATATAGCTGAAGAAGTTGTAAATCCACCTACCGAGAAAAGACAGCCAGGGAGACCTCAAAAACAAAGATACAAAACACATGATGAAGTAAAGGCAAAGAAGTACAAGGTTTCATGTGGCAACTGTGGAATAAAAGGGCATAATAAAAGATCTTGCAAGAATGCTCCCAAGAAGAAATAA